Proteins found in one Primulina eburnea isolate SZY01 chromosome 16, ASM2296580v1, whole genome shotgun sequence genomic segment:
- the LOC140816801 gene encoding leucoanthocyanidin reductase-like, producing MTLPPSSNGGADHSSRVLIVGAAGFIGQFIADASLNSGHSTFILVRSIPSCPAKAKALKGFEDQGATIIHGAINNQELMEKILKEHKIDIVISAVGGANILDQLILIRAIQAVGTIMRFLPSEFGHDVARADPVEPGLSMYIEKRKVRRVVEDAGIPYTYICCNSIASWPYYDNTHPSEVSPPLDHFQIYGDGCVKAYFVAGPDIGKFTIKAAGDIRTLKKTLHFRPPCNYLNINELASLWEKKIGRNLPRITVSEDHLLDAAKEKIIPQSVVASFTHDIFFKGCQINYAIDGPDEVEVTNLYPEEIFTTVDECFNGFITQMNSKKIESKDEEMGNPSPVLPISATCS from the exons ATGACCTTGCCACCTTCAAGTAATGGTGGAGCTGATCACTCTAGTCGAGTTCTTATCGTCGGAGCCGCCGGTTTCATCGGCCAGTTTATCGCAGACGCTAGCCTGAACTCCGGCCACTCGACTTTTATTCTAGTACGTTCGATACCGAGTTGTCCGGCAAAGGCCAAGGCTCTGAAAGGTTTTGAGGATCAAGGAGCCACCATCATTCAT GGTGCAATAAACAACCAAGAATTGATGGAGAAAATACTAAAAGAACACAAGATAGATATAGTAATATCAGCAGTGGGTGGTGCTAACATTCTCGATCAATTGATCCTCATCCGAGCCATTCAAGCCGTTGGGACCATTATG AGGTTCTTGCCATCCGAGTTCGGGCACGACGTGGCTCGTGCTGACCCGGTGGAGCCGGGGCTGAGCATGTATATCGAAAAACGAAAAGTCCGACGAGTCGTTGAAGATGCAGGCATACCCTACACCTATATTTGTTGCAATTCAATAGCTTCATGGCCTTACTATGATAACACACACCCCTCTGAGGTCTCACCACCTTTAGATCATTTCCAAATCTATGGAGATGGTTGCGTGAAAG CTTATTTTGTTGCCGGACCAGACATTGGGAAGTTCACGATCAAAGCTGCGGGTGACATTCGTACATTGAAGAAAACCCTTCATTTTCGACCACCCTGCAACTATCTCAATATTAACGAGCTTGCTTCTCTGTGGGAGAAGAAAATTGGTAGAAATCTTCCCAGAATCACCGTATCCGAAGACCATTTACTTGATGCTGCAAAAG AGAAAATAATTCCACAAAGTGTGGTGGCATCTTTCACCCACGATATTTTCTTCAAGGGTTGCCAAATAAATTATGCAATAGACGGGCCAGACGAAGTTGAagtcacgaatctttatccagAGGAGATATTTACAACAGTGGATGAGTGTTTTAATGGCTTCATCACTCAGATGAACTCCAAGAAAATCGAATCCAAGGATGAAGAAATGGGAAATCCCAGTCCGGTCTTACCAATATCAGCCACGTGTTCTTGA